A single region of the Thermoleophilum album genome encodes:
- a CDS encoding rhomboid family intramembrane serine protease yields MSRPDLFVVCKNCGAEISPYVTECPYCGRRVRKRAPRVEIARDGDPRARQRRVSRARPRRPRLPARSASERRPFVSGAVFVLSAVLTFAAEIGVSLDELGALIPGQFEQPWRLLTAPLVHTSVAYLAIAAGIAVAALRALELRFGSAAALLAYLGCAVPASAVALAAGRSGLPFADAVAVVAGANGLAMGLLVAYVLERRLAAPGALAAAVDPLALAVASALLLALPLAVPEASAAAAAGGIAGGVAVGLVLSLWRRRRGPLIDAGI; encoded by the coding sequence TTGAGCCGCCCCGACCTCTTCGTGGTTTGCAAGAACTGCGGCGCCGAGATCAGCCCGTACGTCACCGAGTGCCCGTACTGCGGGCGGCGGGTGCGCAAACGCGCGCCGCGAGTCGAGATCGCGCGCGACGGCGACCCTCGCGCACGCCAGCGGCGGGTTTCCCGTGCACGCCCGCGGCGCCCGCGGCTTCCCGCGCGCAGCGCGAGCGAACGGCGACCGTTCGTGAGCGGCGCGGTGTTCGTGCTCTCGGCCGTGCTCACGTTCGCCGCCGAGATCGGTGTGTCTCTCGACGAGCTCGGCGCGCTGATCCCCGGGCAGTTCGAGCAGCCTTGGCGGCTCTTGACGGCGCCGCTCGTGCACACCAGCGTCGCCTACCTGGCGATCGCGGCCGGCATTGCGGTGGCCGCGCTGCGCGCGCTCGAGCTGCGCTTCGGGTCGGCCGCTGCGCTCCTCGCTTACCTCGGCTGCGCCGTGCCGGCCAGCGCCGTCGCGCTCGCGGCAGGCCGCTCGGGCTTGCCGTTCGCTGACGCGGTCGCGGTGGTGGCGGGCGCGAACGGCTTGGCGATGGGCCTGCTCGTCGCGTACGTGCTCGAGCGCCGCCTCGCCGCGCCGGGTGCGCTTGCCGCGGCGGTCGATCCGCTCGCGCTCGCCGTCGCTTCCGCCCTGCTTTTGGCGCTGCCGCTGGCCGTTCCCGAAGCTAGCGCCGCCGCCGCCGCGGGCGGGATCGCCGGCGGCGTGGCGGTGGGGCTAGTGCTGTCTTTGTGGCGGCGGCGCAGGGGGCCACTGATCGACGCCGGCATATGA
- a CDS encoding metal-dependent hydrolase produces the protein MEVRFLGHACFELREGDTRVLIDPFLTGNPKAAVSADEVEPTHIFLTHGHADHWGDVEQIAKRTGAQCVAIVELAQELQAKGVANVADPNLGGTVEFDGGWVRLVPAWHTSTTPGGTVNTPAGLVVNLGGKTVYHTGDTALFSDMQLVSRRDPIDLLLVCIGGHYTMDRHDAAVACELVGAKQVVPCHYGTFPPIETDAAAFKADVEARTSSQVTVLEPGQSLTL, from the coding sequence ATGGAGGTTCGCTTCCTAGGTCACGCTTGTTTCGAGCTGCGCGAGGGCGACACCCGCGTGCTGATCGATCCGTTCCTGACCGGCAACCCGAAGGCGGCGGTGAGCGCCGACGAGGTCGAGCCGACGCACATCTTCCTCACGCACGGACACGCCGACCACTGGGGCGATGTCGAGCAGATCGCCAAGCGCACCGGCGCCCAGTGCGTGGCGATCGTCGAGCTGGCGCAGGAGCTGCAGGCCAAGGGCGTCGCCAACGTCGCCGACCCCAACCTCGGCGGGACGGTCGAGTTCGACGGCGGGTGGGTGCGCCTGGTGCCGGCCTGGCACACATCGACTACGCCCGGCGGCACGGTCAACACGCCCGCCGGGCTGGTCGTGAACCTCGGCGGCAAGACCGTCTACCACACCGGCGACACCGCGCTGTTCTCGGACATGCAGCTGGTCTCGCGCCGCGACCCGATCGACCTGCTGCTCGTTTGCATCGGCGGTCACTACACGATGGATCGCCACGACGCTGCGGTGGCGTGCGAGCTGGTCGGCGCCAAGCAGGTGGTGCCCTGCCACTACGGCACCTTCCCGCCGATCGAGACCGACGCCGCGGCCTTCAAGGCAGATGTCGAAGCACGCACGTCGTCGCAGGTGACGGTGCTCGAGCCGGGGCAGTCGCTGACCCTCTAG
- a CDS encoding ribonucleotide-diphosphate reductase subunit beta, translating into MSEPVIRRTERADFVASSDPALQASADRGEVNLLSYRELYHLWERQQWSVQDIDFSRDRVDWHERISPDERFQRMYGLSSFFVGEQRVTAELGPMMRAAPTEDMRIFLATQIADEGRHVAFFDRFYSEVGIFEAEGVQERLAEAEAQVNPSFHELFDEMLRERVDRLASEPEDLEALVEAVTIYHMVLEGMLALTGQHFIIAYNEEQGTLPGFVEGFSNVARDEHRHVAFGSRFLREMAERDERYRTAISRTLEKVAPVAEQVLRPHWYEEGMPLFGYSLGEVRAFALKALERRLKAIGLVAVS; encoded by the coding sequence GTGAGCGAGCCGGTCATCCGCCGCACCGAACGGGCCGATTTCGTCGCGTCTTCGGATCCCGCGCTGCAAGCGAGCGCCGACCGCGGCGAGGTCAACCTCCTCAGCTACCGCGAGCTCTACCACCTCTGGGAACGCCAGCAGTGGAGCGTCCAGGACATCGATTTCTCGCGTGACCGCGTCGACTGGCACGAGCGCATCTCACCCGACGAGCGCTTCCAGCGCATGTATGGGCTGTCCTCGTTCTTCGTCGGCGAGCAGCGCGTCACCGCCGAGCTCGGGCCGATGATGCGCGCCGCCCCGACCGAGGACATGCGCATCTTCCTCGCCACGCAGATTGCCGACGAGGGGCGGCACGTCGCTTTCTTCGACCGCTTCTACAGCGAGGTCGGGATCTTCGAGGCCGAGGGCGTGCAGGAACGGCTCGCCGAGGCCGAGGCCCAGGTAAACCCGAGCTTCCACGAGCTGTTCGACGAGATGCTGCGCGAGCGCGTCGACCGCCTCGCCAGCGAGCCCGAGGATCTCGAGGCACTCGTCGAGGCTGTGACCATCTACCACATGGTCCTCGAGGGCATGCTCGCCCTCACCGGACAGCACTTCATCATCGCCTACAACGAGGAGCAGGGCACTCTGCCCGGCTTCGTCGAGGGTTTCAGCAACGTCGCTCGTGACGAGCACCGCCACGTCGCCTTCGGCTCGCGCTTCCTGCGCGAGATGGCCGAGCGCGACGAGCGCTACCGCACGGCGATCAGCCGTACGCTCGAGAAGGTCGCCCCGGTCGCCGAACAAGTGCTGCGACCGCACTGGTACGAGGAGGGTATGCCGCTCTTCGGCTACTCGCTCGGCGAGGTGCGGGCGTTCGCGCTCAAAGCGCTGGAACGGCGCTTGAAGGCGATCGGGCTTGTCGCAGTGTCCTAG